The Bacteroidia bacterium nucleotide sequence TTAAATCTTGAGCATTGATATACTGAAGCATATTGGTACGATCCAATTCTTCGGTTTTCTTATCTGTTTTAAAACCTACGGCATGGGTATTTAATCGTTTACCAATTTTCTTCTCTATTCCGTCGAAGGCACCGCCACAAATGAACAGGATATTTTTGGTATTCACAGGAACCAATTTTTGTTCCGGGTGTTTTCTTCCTCCCTGTGGGGGAACATTTACAACACTTCCTTCGAGCAATTTCAATAAACCTTGTTGAACACCTTCGCCACTCACATCTCTAGTGATACTAGGATTATCGCTTTTTCTGGCGATTTTGTCAATTTCATCAATAAAAACTATTCCACGTTCGGCAGCAGTTACATCATAATCAGCCGATTGAAGCAATCTGGACAAAACGCTTTCCACGTCTTCTCCAACATAACCGGCTTCGGTGAGAACGGTAGCGTCGGCGATTGCGAAAGGTACGTGCAACATTTTGGCAATGGTGCGAGCTAACAAGGTTTTACCGGTACCTGTTTCACCTACCATAATGATGTTTGATTTTTCAATTTCAACGTCATCGTAGCGCTTCATCGGACGTTGTTGCAAACGTTTGTAATGGTTGTAAACAGCTACTGCCAAAACTTTCTTGGCTTCATCCTGTCCAATGACATATTGATCCAGGAACTTCTTCACTTCCACCGGCTTTTGCAACTGCATAGGTCCAAAAACATGTCCTTGACCTTTGGTATTTTGTGTAGAAAGTTCTTCTTTAATAATAAAGTGAGCTTGTTCGGCACATTGGTCACAAATATGAATTTGACCATTTGCACTGGCGATCAAAACTGCTGTATCATTTTTCTCTCTTTCGCAAAAGGAGCATTTAATTCTTCCGCTTTTATCTATTGCCATGTCGCAAAGGTATTAATAGTTCAGGTATTGCAGGGTGTGTTCATCGAAAGTTATGAGGCTTACTATGTTATCTATCGTTATTCTTCAGAAATTTTAATAGTAAAATCCCTTAAAAGCCTAAAAACATCCTCATAATCTGTTAGAGGCAAGGTTTCAGGTTTATCCATAACATCGTGGTATGCTGCAATTCCACCCATAGTATACATAAATAATGCAGGTACTCCCATTTCAGAAAAATAATAATGGTCGCTGTTGGCGGCTTTTCCTCTCTTTTTCACTTGAGTAACATAACTTTTCTCGGCATTAATTTTTTCCAGAATTCCGAATAAACGTGGGAACTCGGTTGCATTAACAAC carries:
- the clpX gene encoding ATP-dependent Clp protease ATP-binding subunit ClpX; amino-acid sequence: MAIDKSGRIKCSFCEREKNDTAVLIASANGQIHICDQCAEQAHFIIKEELSTQNTKGQGHVFGPMQLQKPVEVKKFLDQYVIGQDEAKKVLAVAVYNHYKRLQQRPMKRYDDVEIEKSNIIMVGETGTGKTLLARTIAKMLHVPFAIADATVLTEAGYVGEDVESVLSRLLQSADYDVTAAERGIVFIDEIDKIARKSDNPSITRDVSGEGVQQGLLKLLEGSVVNVPPQGGRKHPEQKLVPVNTKNILFICGGAFDGIEKKIGKRLNTHAVGFKTDKKTEELDRTNMLQYINAQDLKAFGLIPELIGRLPVVTFLNPLDKQTLRRILTEPKNALIKQYEELFRIDNIELKIESDVLDFMVDKAVEYKLGARGLRSICEAILLDAMYELPSEKDVKLITITLEYAMEKFGQSNISKLKAA